A region from the Myripristis murdjan chromosome 23, fMyrMur1.1, whole genome shotgun sequence genome encodes:
- the mkln1 gene encoding muskelin isoform X1, which translates to MAVVPENRVLSFSVFKWSSYSSTYLPENILVDKPNDQSSRWSSESNYPPQYLILKLERPAIVQSITFGKYEKTHVCNLKKFKVFGGMSEENMTELLSSGLKNDYNKETFTLKHKIDEQMFPCRFVKIVPLMSWGPSFNFSIWYIELHGIEDPDVVQPCLNWYSKYREQEAIRLCLKHFRQHNYTEAFESLQKKTRIALEHPMLTHLHDRLVLRGDFDACEELIDKAVRDGLFNQYISQQEYKPRWSQIIPKCNKGTSAQETNRDDMNSDGDDNRPGMRGGHQMVIDVQTETVYLFGGWDGTQDLADFWAYSVQENQWACISRDTEKESGPSARSCHKMCIDSQRRQIYTLGRYLDSSVRNSKSLKSDFYRYDIDANTWTLLSEDTSADGGPKLVFDHQMCMDSEKHMIYTFGGRILTCNGSVEDSRTSEPQFSGLYAYHCQAGTWSLLREDSCNAGPEDVQSRIGHCMLFHTRNRCLYVFGGQRSKTYLNDFFSYDVDGDHVEIISDGTKKDSGMVPMTGFTQRATIDPELNEIHVLSGLSKDKDKREENVRNSFWIYDIARNNWSCVYKNDQAVKENPSKALQEEEPCPRFAHQLVYDEMHKVHYLFGGNPGKSCSPKMRLDDFWSLKLCRPSKEYLLRHCRYLIRKYRFEEKAQSEPLSALKYLQNDLSLTVDHSDPDETKEFQLLPSALFKSSSDFIPLGFSDVDQTYAQRTQLFDTLVNFFPDSMTPPKGNLVDLITL; encoded by the exons ATGGCTGTCGTTCCTGAGAACAGAGTCCTCTCCTTCAGCGTTTTTAAATGGAGCTCTTACTCCTCCACATATTTACCAGA GAACATCTTGGTGGACAAACCTAATGACCAGTCCTCCAGGTGGTCTTCTGAGAGCAACTACCCACCACAG TACTTAATATTGAAACTGGAAAGGCCGGCAATCGTTCAGAGCATCACCTTTGGAAAGTATGAGAAGACTCATGTTTGCAACTTGAAGAAGTTCAAAGTGTTTGGAGGGATGAGTGAAGAGAACATGACAGAGCTTCTGTCCAG TGGCCTTAAGAATGACTACAACAAGGAGACATTTACCTTGAAACACAAGATCGACGAGCAGATGTTTCCCTGCAGATTTGTCAAAATAG TGCCTCTGATGTCCTGGGGTCCCAGTTTTAACTTCAGCATCTGGTACATCGAGCTGCACGGCATCGAAGATCCTGACGTGGTGCAGCCCTGCCTTAACTGGTACAGCAAG TACAGAGAACAGGAAGCGATCCGCCTTTGCCTCAAGCACTTCCGACAGCATAACTACACGGAGGCCTTCGAGTCGCTGCAGAAGAAGACCCGGATAGCGCTGGAGCACCCGATGCTCACCCACCTGCACGACCGGCTAGTGCTGCGGGGAGATTTCGACGCCTGCGAGGAGCTCATCGACAAAGCTGTGAGAG ACGGGTTGTTTAACCAGTATATCAGCCAGCAGGAGTACAAGCCCAGGTGGAGTCAGATCATCCCGAAATGCAACAAAGGTACAAGCGCCCAAGAAACCAACCGAGACGACATGAACA GCGACGGTGACGACAACCGGCCCGGGATGAGGGGAGGGCATCAGATGGTCATCGACGTCCAGACCG AGACGGTGTACCTGTTTGGAGGCTGGGACGGCACGCAGGACCTGGCCGACTTCTGGGCTTACAGCGTTCAGGAGAACCAGTGGGCCTGCATCTCCCGAGACACGGAGAAAGAG AGCGGTCCGAGTGCTCGCTCCTGCCACAAGATGTGCATCGACTCGCAGCGGCGTCAGATCTACACGCTCGGCCGCTACCTCGACTCCAGCGTCAGGAACAGCAAGTCTCTGAAGAGCGACTTCTACCGCTACGACATTGACGCCAACACCTGGACGCTACTCAGCGAGGACACGTCAGCCGACGGAGGGCCGAAGTTGGTGTTTGACCACCAG ATGTGCATGGACTCCGAGAAGCACATGATCTACACGTTTGGTGGTCGGATCCTGACGTGTAACGGCAGCGTGGAGGACAGTCGGACATCAGAGCCCCAGTTCAGCGGCTTGTACGCGTACCACTGCCAGGCCGGGACGTGGAGCCTCCTGCGGGAAGACTCCTGCAACGCCGGGCCAGAGGACGTCCAGTCCCGCATAGGACACTGCATGCTCTTCCACACT AGAAACCGCTGTCTCTACGTTTTTGGGGGTCAGAGGTCCAAGACGTACCTGAACGATTTCTTCAGTTACGATGTTGATGGAGATCACGTGGAGATCATCTCTGATGGCACCAAGAAGGACTCGGGCATGG TGCCGATGACGGGCTTCACCCAGAGAGCCACCATCGACCCCGAGCTGAACGAGATCCACGTCCTGTCAGGCCTCAGCAAGGACAAGGACAAGCGGGAGGAGAACGTCCGCAACTCCTTCTGGATCTACGACATCGCCCGCAACAACTG GTCATGTGTGTACAAAAACGATCAGGCAGTGAAAGAAAACCCAAGTAAAgctctgcaggaggaggagccgtGCCCACGCTTCGCCCACCAGCTGGTTTACGATGAGATGcacaag GTGCATTACTTGTTCGGTGGAAACCCGGGGAAGTCTTGCTCCCCTAAAATGCGTCTGGACGACTTCTGGTCCCTCAAACTGTGTCGGCCCTCCAAGGAGTACCTGCTGCGCCACTGCAGATACCTCATTAGGAAATACAG ATTTGAGGAGAAAGCCCAGTCGGAGCCGCTGAGCGCTCTGAAGTACCTCCAGAACGACCTGTCGCTGACCGTCGACCACAGCGACCCGGACGAGACCAAAGAG TTCCAGCTCCTGCCCTCGGCGCTCTTCAAGTCCAGCTCCGACTTCATCCCGCTGG gctTCTCAGACGTGGACCAGACGTACGCCCAGCGAACGCAGCTCTTCGACACGCTCGTCAACTTCTTCCCCGACAGCATGACCCCACCCAAGGGCAACTTGGTGGACCTCATCACCCTGTAG
- the mkln1 gene encoding muskelin isoform X2, translated as MAVVPENRVLSFSVFKWSSYSSTYLPENILVDKPNDQSSRWSSESNYPPQYLILKLERPAIVQSITFGKYEKTHVCNLKKFKVFGGMSEENMTELLSSGLKNDYNKETFTLKHKIDEQMFPCRFVKIVPLMSWGPSFNFSIWYIELHGIEDPDVVQPCLNWYSKYREQEAIRLCLKHFRQHNYTEAFESLQKKTRIALEHPMLTHLHDRLVLRGDFDACEELIDKAVRDGLFNQYISQQEYKPRWSQIIPKCNKGDGDDNRPGMRGGHQMVIDVQTETVYLFGGWDGTQDLADFWAYSVQENQWACISRDTEKESGPSARSCHKMCIDSQRRQIYTLGRYLDSSVRNSKSLKSDFYRYDIDANTWTLLSEDTSADGGPKLVFDHQMCMDSEKHMIYTFGGRILTCNGSVEDSRTSEPQFSGLYAYHCQAGTWSLLREDSCNAGPEDVQSRIGHCMLFHTRNRCLYVFGGQRSKTYLNDFFSYDVDGDHVEIISDGTKKDSGMVPMTGFTQRATIDPELNEIHVLSGLSKDKDKREENVRNSFWIYDIARNNWSCVYKNDQAVKENPSKALQEEEPCPRFAHQLVYDEMHKVHYLFGGNPGKSCSPKMRLDDFWSLKLCRPSKEYLLRHCRYLIRKYRFEEKAQSEPLSALKYLQNDLSLTVDHSDPDETKEFQLLPSALFKSSSDFIPLGFSDVDQTYAQRTQLFDTLVNFFPDSMTPPKGNLVDLITL; from the exons ATGGCTGTCGTTCCTGAGAACAGAGTCCTCTCCTTCAGCGTTTTTAAATGGAGCTCTTACTCCTCCACATATTTACCAGA GAACATCTTGGTGGACAAACCTAATGACCAGTCCTCCAGGTGGTCTTCTGAGAGCAACTACCCACCACAG TACTTAATATTGAAACTGGAAAGGCCGGCAATCGTTCAGAGCATCACCTTTGGAAAGTATGAGAAGACTCATGTTTGCAACTTGAAGAAGTTCAAAGTGTTTGGAGGGATGAGTGAAGAGAACATGACAGAGCTTCTGTCCAG TGGCCTTAAGAATGACTACAACAAGGAGACATTTACCTTGAAACACAAGATCGACGAGCAGATGTTTCCCTGCAGATTTGTCAAAATAG TGCCTCTGATGTCCTGGGGTCCCAGTTTTAACTTCAGCATCTGGTACATCGAGCTGCACGGCATCGAAGATCCTGACGTGGTGCAGCCCTGCCTTAACTGGTACAGCAAG TACAGAGAACAGGAAGCGATCCGCCTTTGCCTCAAGCACTTCCGACAGCATAACTACACGGAGGCCTTCGAGTCGCTGCAGAAGAAGACCCGGATAGCGCTGGAGCACCCGATGCTCACCCACCTGCACGACCGGCTAGTGCTGCGGGGAGATTTCGACGCCTGCGAGGAGCTCATCGACAAAGCTGTGAGAG ACGGGTTGTTTAACCAGTATATCAGCCAGCAGGAGTACAAGCCCAGGTGGAGTCAGATCATCCCGAAATGCAACAAAG GCGACGGTGACGACAACCGGCCCGGGATGAGGGGAGGGCATCAGATGGTCATCGACGTCCAGACCG AGACGGTGTACCTGTTTGGAGGCTGGGACGGCACGCAGGACCTGGCCGACTTCTGGGCTTACAGCGTTCAGGAGAACCAGTGGGCCTGCATCTCCCGAGACACGGAGAAAGAG AGCGGTCCGAGTGCTCGCTCCTGCCACAAGATGTGCATCGACTCGCAGCGGCGTCAGATCTACACGCTCGGCCGCTACCTCGACTCCAGCGTCAGGAACAGCAAGTCTCTGAAGAGCGACTTCTACCGCTACGACATTGACGCCAACACCTGGACGCTACTCAGCGAGGACACGTCAGCCGACGGAGGGCCGAAGTTGGTGTTTGACCACCAG ATGTGCATGGACTCCGAGAAGCACATGATCTACACGTTTGGTGGTCGGATCCTGACGTGTAACGGCAGCGTGGAGGACAGTCGGACATCAGAGCCCCAGTTCAGCGGCTTGTACGCGTACCACTGCCAGGCCGGGACGTGGAGCCTCCTGCGGGAAGACTCCTGCAACGCCGGGCCAGAGGACGTCCAGTCCCGCATAGGACACTGCATGCTCTTCCACACT AGAAACCGCTGTCTCTACGTTTTTGGGGGTCAGAGGTCCAAGACGTACCTGAACGATTTCTTCAGTTACGATGTTGATGGAGATCACGTGGAGATCATCTCTGATGGCACCAAGAAGGACTCGGGCATGG TGCCGATGACGGGCTTCACCCAGAGAGCCACCATCGACCCCGAGCTGAACGAGATCCACGTCCTGTCAGGCCTCAGCAAGGACAAGGACAAGCGGGAGGAGAACGTCCGCAACTCCTTCTGGATCTACGACATCGCCCGCAACAACTG GTCATGTGTGTACAAAAACGATCAGGCAGTGAAAGAAAACCCAAGTAAAgctctgcaggaggaggagccgtGCCCACGCTTCGCCCACCAGCTGGTTTACGATGAGATGcacaag GTGCATTACTTGTTCGGTGGAAACCCGGGGAAGTCTTGCTCCCCTAAAATGCGTCTGGACGACTTCTGGTCCCTCAAACTGTGTCGGCCCTCCAAGGAGTACCTGCTGCGCCACTGCAGATACCTCATTAGGAAATACAG ATTTGAGGAGAAAGCCCAGTCGGAGCCGCTGAGCGCTCTGAAGTACCTCCAGAACGACCTGTCGCTGACCGTCGACCACAGCGACCCGGACGAGACCAAAGAG TTCCAGCTCCTGCCCTCGGCGCTCTTCAAGTCCAGCTCCGACTTCATCCCGCTGG gctTCTCAGACGTGGACCAGACGTACGCCCAGCGAACGCAGCTCTTCGACACGCTCGTCAACTTCTTCCCCGACAGCATGACCCCACCCAAGGGCAACTTGGTGGACCTCATCACCCTGTAG